The following are encoded in a window of Mycobacterium decipiens genomic DNA:
- a CDS encoding sulfate/molybdate ABC transporter ATP-binding protein gives MTDAIIVRDANKRYGDFVALDHVDFVVPTGSLTALLGPSGSGKSTLLRTIAGLDQPDTGTITINGRDVTQVPPQRRGIGFVFQHYAAFKHFTVRDNVAFGLKIRKRPKAEIKAKVDNLLEVVGLSGFQSRYPNQLSGGQRQRMALARALAVDPEVLLLDEPFGALDAKVREDLRAWLRRLHDEVHVTTVLVTHDQAEALDVADRIAVLNKGRIEQVGSPTEVYDAPESAFVMSFLGPVSRLNGSLVRPHDIRVGRTPNMAVAAADGTAESTGVLRAIVDRVVVLGFEVRVELTSAATGGSFTAQITRGDAAALALHEGDTVYVRATRVPAIAGSSQTSETSAEVDALTQESPAGVPGPAQAGRR, from the coding sequence ATGACCGACGCCATCATCGTGCGGGATGCCAACAAACGCTATGGCGACTTTGTCGCATTGGACCACGTGGACTTCGTCGTACCGACCGGTTCGCTGACCGCATTGCTGGGCCCCAGCGGTTCGGGAAAGTCAACCTTGTTGCGCACCATCGCCGGCCTCGACCAGCCTGACACCGGAACCATCACGATCAATGGACGCGACGTTACTCAGGTGCCGCCACAGCGGCGTGGCATCGGATTCGTCTTCCAGCACTATGCGGCGTTCAAACACTTCACTGTCCGCGACAACGTGGCGTTCGGCTTGAAGATTCGCAAGCGCCCCAAGGCTGAGATCAAAGCGAAGGTCGACAATCTGCTGGAGGTGGTGGGCCTGAGCGGATTTCAGAGTCGCTATCCCAATCAGCTCTCCGGTGGGCAACGACAGCGGATGGCGTTGGCCCGGGCGCTGGCGGTGGATCCGGAAGTGCTGCTGCTCGATGAGCCGTTCGGCGCGCTCGATGCAAAAGTGCGCGAAGATCTGCGCGCCTGGCTACGCCGGCTGCACGACGAGGTGCACGTCACCACGGTGCTGGTCACCCACGACCAGGCCGAAGCCCTGGATGTGGCGGATCGGATCGCCGTGCTCAACAAGGGCAGGATTGAGCAGGTCGGATCCCCGACCGAGGTCTACGACGCTCCGGAAAGCGCCTTCGTGATGTCCTTCCTGGGCCCGGTTTCCCGGCTGAACGGATCGTTGGTCCGCCCGCACGACATCCGGGTCGGCCGGACTCCCAACATGGCCGTGGCCGCCGCTGACGGCACCGCGGAGTCCACCGGTGTCCTGCGCGCCATCGTGGATCGGGTGGTGGTGCTGGGCTTCGAGGTACGTGTGGAATTGACCAGCGCGGCTACCGGGGGCAGCTTCACCGCTCAGATCACCCGGGGTGACGCCGCAGCGCTGGCCCTACACGAGGGAGACACCGTGTACGTGCGCGCTACCCGGGTCCCGGCGATTGCCGGCTCATCGCAAACATCGGAAACATCCGCCGAGGTTGACGCACTGACCCAGGAGTCGCCGGCGGGAGTCCCGGGACCCGCTCAAGCGGGTCGGCGCTGA
- the cysW gene encoding sulfate ABC transporter permease subunit CysW, producing the protein MTSSPRVRYLIRSIALAYIFVLLVVPVALILWRTFEPGFGQFVDWVSTPAAISALNLSLLVVAIVVPLNVIFGVPTALMLARNRFRGKGALQAIIDLPFAVSPVIVGVALILLWGSAGALGFVERDLGLKIIFGLPGIVLASVFVTLPFVVREVEPVLHELGTDQEEAAATLGSGWWQTFWRITLPAIRWGLTYGIVLTVARTLGEYGAVIIVSSNLPGRSQTLTLLVSDRYNRGAEYGAYALSTLLMVVSVVVLIVQMVLDARRLRAVSQA; encoded by the coding sequence GTGACATCGTCGCCGCGGGTTCGCTACCTTATCCGGTCAATCGCGCTCGCATACATCTTTGTGCTGCTGGTCGTTCCGGTGGCACTCATCCTGTGGCGAACCTTCGAACCGGGGTTTGGCCAGTTCGTCGACTGGGTCAGCACCCCGGCGGCGATATCGGCACTGAACCTGTCGCTACTGGTAGTGGCCATTGTGGTGCCCCTGAACGTGATCTTCGGTGTCCCGACGGCATTGATGCTCGCCCGCAACCGATTTCGCGGCAAGGGCGCGCTGCAGGCGATTATCGATCTGCCCTTCGCGGTATCACCGGTCATCGTGGGCGTCGCGTTGATCCTGCTGTGGGGATCCGCCGGTGCGCTGGGCTTCGTCGAGCGCGACCTCGGGTTGAAGATCATCTTCGGCCTGCCCGGCATCGTGCTGGCCAGCGTTTTCGTCACCCTGCCGTTCGTGGTGCGCGAGGTCGAACCGGTGCTACACGAGTTGGGCACTGACCAGGAGGAGGCGGCGGCGACACTGGGTTCTGGCTGGTGGCAGACATTCTGGCGGATCACGCTGCCTGCGATCCGGTGGGGCCTGACGTACGGCATCGTGCTGACCGTCGCTCGAACACTCGGCGAATACGGCGCGGTCATCATCGTGTCGTCGAACCTTCCCGGCAGGTCGCAGACATTGACCCTGCTGGTTTCGGACCGCTACAACCGCGGGGCCGAATACGGTGCTTATGCGCTGTCGACGCTGCTGATGGTTGTTTCCGTGGTGGTGCTGATCGTGCAGATGGTTCTGGACGCCCGCCGGCTACGAGCGGTCAGCCAGGCCTGA